One window of Nitrososphaerota archaeon genomic DNA carries:
- the eif1A gene encoding translation initiation factor eIF-1A, protein MGKRKVLSEADLKELVMPQVGQVLGKVTKLSGGDHLLVKCTDGETRLCRIRGTMKRRMWIREGDIVLVAPWDFDKTRADVVWRYIHAHAEWLFINGYLPEALKTR, encoded by the coding sequence ATGGGCAAGAGAAAGGTTCTAAGCGAAGCCGATCTTAAAGAGCTCGTTATGCCACAAGTGGGGCAGGTGCTTGGTAAGGTCACCAAACTTTCTGGAGGAGACCATCTACTTGTCAAATGCACAGACGGAGAAACTCGTTTATGCAGGATAAGGGGTACAATGAAGAGGAGAATGTGGATTAGGGAAGGCGATATTGTATTAGTTGCTCCATGGGATTTTGATAAAACTCGTGCTGATGTAGTCTGGAGATACATACATGCACATGCAGAGTGGCTTTTTATCAATGGATACCTGCCTGAGGCACTCAAAACGCGCTAA